A single Hylaeus volcanicus isolate JK05 unplaced genomic scaffold, UHH_iyHylVolc1.0_haploid 12221, whole genome shotgun sequence DNA region contains:
- the LOC128883467 gene encoding uncharacterized protein LOC128883467 isoform X1, whose translation MLDGTSRNAPLGQVSTPFNVHQQLNDANCLFPQNSYQSAAVAAGVVNPFTGHIPTNPHHAPPPGLQQQHHHHHHQQNVNGPVGQTLSSQQHNAAAAAAAVAAMRQSIHSGLSQLSHGLPNASQRLASALFAGSPLLNDDLKFAAAAAAAAAVQSTRAKKTHRAEPVPQSGFKGVSWNSRMKAWLAFYVTENGERKSKTFSTRKLGMEEARVQAITFCKQKQEQRRERKRTRELQKHQHCNANGISNGNSMDKLNPDGSVVGSPARQQAAAAAAAAAAMRCGYPTTPDLGMNGSNLLGPLLNRTPSNNVLSSASPNHGSEIAYVPIVPIAMNMIEKSGLLQPLELNELPPCQHCNKQPYPFLMIVSEGQEQSYSGSSIINLTQQSSVDTASSTNNHGTSASILGGRSTEPSSETSGVHTTVSGTMTQGLSDKEELNFAIFNAFAKKIYIRDYSTMKQSVSEDVNTEYNNG comes from the exons ATGCTTGATGGAACCAGTCGCAACGCCCCATTAGGGCAAGTTTCAACACCGTTTAACGTTCATCAACAACTTAATGATGCTAATTGTTTATTTCCTCAAAATTCATATCAATCCGCTGCTGTAGCTGCCGGAGTTGTTAATCCGTTCACAGGACATATTCCCACAAACCCTCACCATGCGCCTCCTCCTGGTTTACAACAGCAGCACCATCACCATCATCATCAACAAAATGTTAATGGTCCTGTAGGACAAACTCTTTCAAGTCAACAACACAATGCTGCAGcagctgctgctgctgttgccgCTATGAGACAATCTATTCATAGTGGTCTCTCTCAACTCTCACATGGTTTACCTAATGCATCTCAACGTCTTGCTTCTGCTCTTTTTGCGGGTTCTCCTTTATTAAACGATGATTTAAAGTTTGCTGCGGCAGCAGCTGCGGCAGCTGCTGTCCAATCAACTCGAGCCAAAAAAACACATAGAGCAGAACCAGTACCTCAATCGGGTTTCAAAGGTGTAAG CTGGAATTCCCGAATGAAGGCTTGGCTTGCGTTTTATGTTACAGAAAATGGGGAACGCAAATCCAAAACGTTTTCTACTCGTAAATTAGGCATGGAG GAAGCAAGAGTTCAAGCTATCACTTTTTGCAAACAAAAGCAAGAACAGAGGAGAGAACGTAAAAG aaCACGCGAGTTACAGAAACATCAACACTGTAATGCCAACGGTATATCAAACGGAAATTCAATGGACAAGCTAAACCCAGACGGTTCAGTGGTTGGTTCACCCGCAc GACAACAAGCAGCGGCTGCAGCCGCTGCAGCCGCTGCCATGAGATGCGGGTATCCTACAACTCCTGATTTAGGTATGAATGGATCTAACTTACTTGGTCCACTTTTGAATAGAACTCCATCTAACAATGTGCTTTCTTCg GCGTCTCCAAACCATGGTTCTGAGATCGCTTATGTTCCTATAGTGCCTATAGCAATGAATATGATAGAAAAGTCGGGACTTTTACAGCCTctagaattaaatgaattaccACCTTGTCAACATTGTAATAAACAGCCTTATCCTTTTTTAATGATAGTTTCAGAAGGCCAAGAACAAAGTTATAGTGGAAGTAGCATTATTAATCTTACACAACAAAGCTCAGTCGATACTGCTTCATCCACAAATAATCATGGTACAAGCGCATCTATTCTTGGAGGACGTTCAACTGAACCGTCTTCCGAAACATCTGGAGTTCATACAACTGTTAGTGGTACTATGACTCAAGGACTTAGTGATAAAGAAGAGCTT AACTTTGCAATCTTCAATGCATTCGCCAAAAAGATATACATAAGAGATTATTCTACAATGAAGCAGTCAGTCTCTGAGGATGTTAACACAGAATATAACAATGGGTAG
- the LOC128883467 gene encoding uncharacterized protein LOC128883467 isoform X3: protein MLDGTSRNAPLGQVSTPFNVHQQLNDANCLFPQNSYQSAAVAAGVVNPFTGHIPTNPHHAPPPGLQQQHHHHHHQQNVNGPVGQTLSSQQHNAAAAAAAVAAMRQSIHSGLSQLSHGLPNASQRLASALFAGSPLLNDDLKFAAAAAAAAAVQSTRAKKTHRAEPVPQSGFKGVSWNSRMKAWLAFYVTENGERKSKTFSTRKLGMEEARVQAITFCKQKQEQRRERKRTRELQKHQHCNANGISNGNSMDKLNPDGSVVGSPARQQAAAAAAAAAAMRCGYPTTPDLGMNGSNLLGPLLNRTPSNNVLSSASPNHGSEIAYVPIVPIAMNMIEKSGLLQPLELNELPPCQHCNKQPYPFLMIVSEGQEQSYSGSSIINLTQQSSVDTASSTNNHGTSASILGGRSTEPSSETSGVHTTVSGTMTQGLSDKEELRTLYS from the exons ATGCTTGATGGAACCAGTCGCAACGCCCCATTAGGGCAAGTTTCAACACCGTTTAACGTTCATCAACAACTTAATGATGCTAATTGTTTATTTCCTCAAAATTCATATCAATCCGCTGCTGTAGCTGCCGGAGTTGTTAATCCGTTCACAGGACATATTCCCACAAACCCTCACCATGCGCCTCCTCCTGGTTTACAACAGCAGCACCATCACCATCATCATCAACAAAATGTTAATGGTCCTGTAGGACAAACTCTTTCAAGTCAACAACACAATGCTGCAGcagctgctgctgctgttgccgCTATGAGACAATCTATTCATAGTGGTCTCTCTCAACTCTCACATGGTTTACCTAATGCATCTCAACGTCTTGCTTCTGCTCTTTTTGCGGGTTCTCCTTTATTAAACGATGATTTAAAGTTTGCTGCGGCAGCAGCTGCGGCAGCTGCTGTCCAATCAACTCGAGCCAAAAAAACACATAGAGCAGAACCAGTACCTCAATCGGGTTTCAAAGGTGTAAG CTGGAATTCCCGAATGAAGGCTTGGCTTGCGTTTTATGTTACAGAAAATGGGGAACGCAAATCCAAAACGTTTTCTACTCGTAAATTAGGCATGGAG GAAGCAAGAGTTCAAGCTATCACTTTTTGCAAACAAAAGCAAGAACAGAGGAGAGAACGTAAAAG aaCACGCGAGTTACAGAAACATCAACACTGTAATGCCAACGGTATATCAAACGGAAATTCAATGGACAAGCTAAACCCAGACGGTTCAGTGGTTGGTTCACCCGCAc GACAACAAGCAGCGGCTGCAGCCGCTGCAGCCGCTGCCATGAGATGCGGGTATCCTACAACTCCTGATTTAGGTATGAATGGATCTAACTTACTTGGTCCACTTTTGAATAGAACTCCATCTAACAATGTGCTTTCTTCg GCGTCTCCAAACCATGGTTCTGAGATCGCTTATGTTCCTATAGTGCCTATAGCAATGAATATGATAGAAAAGTCGGGACTTTTACAGCCTctagaattaaatgaattaccACCTTGTCAACATTGTAATAAACAGCCTTATCCTTTTTTAATGATAGTTTCAGAAGGCCAAGAACAAAGTTATAGTGGAAGTAGCATTATTAATCTTACACAACAAAGCTCAGTCGATACTGCTTCATCCACAAATAATCATGGTACAAGCGCATCTATTCTTGGAGGACGTTCAACTGAACCGTCTTCCGAAACATCTGGAGTTCATACAACTGTTAGTGGTACTATGACTCAAGGACTTAGTGATAAAGAAGAGCTT AGAACTCTATATTCCTGA
- the LOC128883467 gene encoding uncharacterized protein LOC128883467 isoform X2, whose translation MLDGTSRNAPLGQVSTPFNVHQQLNDANCLFPQNSYQSAAVAAGVVNPFTGHIPTNPHHAPPPGLQQQHHHHHHQQNVNGPVGQTLSSQQHNAAAAAAAVAAMRQSIHSGLSQLSHGLPNASQRLASALFAGSPLLNDDLKFAAAAAAAAAVQSTRAKKTHRAEPVPQSGFKGVSWNSRMKAWLAFYVTENGERKSKTFSTRKLGMEEARVQAITFCKQKQEQRRERKRTRELQKHQHCNANGISNGNSMDKLNPDGSVVGSPARQQAAAAAAAAAAMRCGYPTTPDLGMNGSNLLGPLLNRTPSNNVLSSASPNHGSEIAYVPIVPIAMNMIEKSGLLQPLELNELPPCQHCNKQPYPFLMIVSEGQEQSYSGSSIINLTQQSSVDTASSTNNHGTSASILGGRSTEPSSETSGVHTTVSGTMTQGLSDKEELVGHAYLSNNMSKLTSSVL comes from the exons ATGCTTGATGGAACCAGTCGCAACGCCCCATTAGGGCAAGTTTCAACACCGTTTAACGTTCATCAACAACTTAATGATGCTAATTGTTTATTTCCTCAAAATTCATATCAATCCGCTGCTGTAGCTGCCGGAGTTGTTAATCCGTTCACAGGACATATTCCCACAAACCCTCACCATGCGCCTCCTCCTGGTTTACAACAGCAGCACCATCACCATCATCATCAACAAAATGTTAATGGTCCTGTAGGACAAACTCTTTCAAGTCAACAACACAATGCTGCAGcagctgctgctgctgttgccgCTATGAGACAATCTATTCATAGTGGTCTCTCTCAACTCTCACATGGTTTACCTAATGCATCTCAACGTCTTGCTTCTGCTCTTTTTGCGGGTTCTCCTTTATTAAACGATGATTTAAAGTTTGCTGCGGCAGCAGCTGCGGCAGCTGCTGTCCAATCAACTCGAGCCAAAAAAACACATAGAGCAGAACCAGTACCTCAATCGGGTTTCAAAGGTGTAAG CTGGAATTCCCGAATGAAGGCTTGGCTTGCGTTTTATGTTACAGAAAATGGGGAACGCAAATCCAAAACGTTTTCTACTCGTAAATTAGGCATGGAG GAAGCAAGAGTTCAAGCTATCACTTTTTGCAAACAAAAGCAAGAACAGAGGAGAGAACGTAAAAG aaCACGCGAGTTACAGAAACATCAACACTGTAATGCCAACGGTATATCAAACGGAAATTCAATGGACAAGCTAAACCCAGACGGTTCAGTGGTTGGTTCACCCGCAc GACAACAAGCAGCGGCTGCAGCCGCTGCAGCCGCTGCCATGAGATGCGGGTATCCTACAACTCCTGATTTAGGTATGAATGGATCTAACTTACTTGGTCCACTTTTGAATAGAACTCCATCTAACAATGTGCTTTCTTCg GCGTCTCCAAACCATGGTTCTGAGATCGCTTATGTTCCTATAGTGCCTATAGCAATGAATATGATAGAAAAGTCGGGACTTTTACAGCCTctagaattaaatgaattaccACCTTGTCAACATTGTAATAAACAGCCTTATCCTTTTTTAATGATAGTTTCAGAAGGCCAAGAACAAAGTTATAGTGGAAGTAGCATTATTAATCTTACACAACAAAGCTCAGTCGATACTGCTTCATCCACAAATAATCATGGTACAAGCGCATCTATTCTTGGAGGACGTTCAACTGAACCGTCTTCCGAAACATCTGGAGTTCATACAACTGTTAGTGGTACTATGACTCAAGGACTTAGTGATAAAGAAGAGCTTGTAGGTCATGCGTATTTAAGTAACAACATGTCCAAATTAACATCCTCTGTTCTTTGA
- the LOC128883467 gene encoding uncharacterized protein LOC128883467 isoform X4 has product MLDGTSRNAPLGQVSTPFNVHQQLNDANCLFPQNSYQSAAVAAGVVNPFTGHIPTNPHHAPPPGLQQQHHHHHHQQNVNGPVGQTLSSQQHNAAAAAAAVAAMRQSIHSGLSQLSHGLPNASQRLASALFAGSPLLNDDLKFAAAAAAAAAVQSTRAKKTHRAEPVPQSGFKGVSWNSRMKAWLAFYVTENGERKSKTFSTRKLGMEEARVQAITFCKQKQEQRRERKRTRELQKHQHCNANGISNGNSMDKLNPDGSVVGSPARQQAAAAAAAAAAMRCGYPTTPDLGMNGSNLLGPLLNRTPSNNVLSSASPNHGSEIAYVPIVPIAMNMIEKSGLLQPLELNELPPCQHCNKQPYPFLMIVSEGQEQSYSGSSIINLTQQSSVDTASSTNNHGTSASILGGRSTEPSSETSGVHTTVMRI; this is encoded by the exons ATGCTTGATGGAACCAGTCGCAACGCCCCATTAGGGCAAGTTTCAACACCGTTTAACGTTCATCAACAACTTAATGATGCTAATTGTTTATTTCCTCAAAATTCATATCAATCCGCTGCTGTAGCTGCCGGAGTTGTTAATCCGTTCACAGGACATATTCCCACAAACCCTCACCATGCGCCTCCTCCTGGTTTACAACAGCAGCACCATCACCATCATCATCAACAAAATGTTAATGGTCCTGTAGGACAAACTCTTTCAAGTCAACAACACAATGCTGCAGcagctgctgctgctgttgccgCTATGAGACAATCTATTCATAGTGGTCTCTCTCAACTCTCACATGGTTTACCTAATGCATCTCAACGTCTTGCTTCTGCTCTTTTTGCGGGTTCTCCTTTATTAAACGATGATTTAAAGTTTGCTGCGGCAGCAGCTGCGGCAGCTGCTGTCCAATCAACTCGAGCCAAAAAAACACATAGAGCAGAACCAGTACCTCAATCGGGTTTCAAAGGTGTAAG CTGGAATTCCCGAATGAAGGCTTGGCTTGCGTTTTATGTTACAGAAAATGGGGAACGCAAATCCAAAACGTTTTCTACTCGTAAATTAGGCATGGAG GAAGCAAGAGTTCAAGCTATCACTTTTTGCAAACAAAAGCAAGAACAGAGGAGAGAACGTAAAAG aaCACGCGAGTTACAGAAACATCAACACTGTAATGCCAACGGTATATCAAACGGAAATTCAATGGACAAGCTAAACCCAGACGGTTCAGTGGTTGGTTCACCCGCAc GACAACAAGCAGCGGCTGCAGCCGCTGCAGCCGCTGCCATGAGATGCGGGTATCCTACAACTCCTGATTTAGGTATGAATGGATCTAACTTACTTGGTCCACTTTTGAATAGAACTCCATCTAACAATGTGCTTTCTTCg GCGTCTCCAAACCATGGTTCTGAGATCGCTTATGTTCCTATAGTGCCTATAGCAATGAATATGATAGAAAAGTCGGGACTTTTACAGCCTctagaattaaatgaattaccACCTTGTCAACATTGTAATAAACAGCCTTATCCTTTTTTAATGATAGTTTCAGAAGGCCAAGAACAAAGTTATAGTGGAAGTAGCATTATTAATCTTACACAACAAAGCTCAGTCGATACTGCTTCATCCACAAATAATCATGGTACAAGCGCATCTATTCTTGGAGGACGTTCAACTGAACCGTCTTCCGAAACATCTGGAGTTCATACAACT GTCATGCGTATTTAA
- the LOC128883469 gene encoding uncharacterized protein LOC128883469 isoform X1, with the protein MDKSSYKDGQADSLPTEVFGWNPYSHTSQNEYNHQAIEEPLPRWAQSNHEIMQLTDLYQQQLAELASTHTLLMNDQKAFATAMEPFVEKDGTFRVPPDEKWIFIKRGLDLRLLEFEEDCRRIQQTERHLQRKIDDCTLTYETSLIEARGYAETRLIEQIQEQQKLIEYQQHELDELRFQRDLYSDETSRLRQICRFGTYSRPSPAEVAVNRVERIPLPTRRTLHKQYCSEKPPFVWMQKIRHSQKIKKPQRKKQEEMLLKIPRTPVTKSSSVTHSWISTPSKNTKKVPPLPLKSKTPPIQNTLMSVITPLLENTKNLLDKNTDYIIQKSSTGKEHVSTPASIESSSASLSSEKKKTDSLPSLQHVSTLYKPQDAIKSCVQPLKKTSKSLQKPDIERALTLYKSRHLEFPKPASFSRKKCFQ; encoded by the exons atggaTAAATCTTCTTATAAAGATGGACAAGCAGATTCTTTACCCACAGAGGTGTTTGGATGGAATCCATACAGTCATACTTCTCAAAATGA ATATAATCATCAAGCAATTGAAGAACCTCTTCCTCGATGGGCGCAATCAAATCATGAAATTATGCAACTTACCGATTTG tATCAGCAACAATTGGCTGAATTAGCATCCACTCATACACTTCTTATG AATGATCAAAAAGCGTTTGCAACAGCCATGGAACCTTTTGTTGAAAAAGATGGAACATTTCGCGTACCTCCAGACGAAAAATGGATATTTATCAAAcga GGACTAGACTTAAGACTGTTAGAATTTGAAGAGGATTGCCGCCGTATTCAACAAACGGAAAGGCATCTTCAACGGAAAATTGATGATTGTACTTTAACTTATGAAACAAGTCTCATTGAAGCCAGAG GTTATGCTGAAACACGATTAATAGAACAAATCCAAGAACAACAGAAATTAATAGa GTATCAACAACACGAATTAGATGAATTGCGTTTTCAAAGGGATCTCTATTCTGACGAAACATCACGCTTACGACAAATCTGCCGTTTTGGAACGTATTCTCGTCCTAGCCCTGCTG AAGTGGCTGTGAATCGCGTTGAACGGATACCTTTGCCAACACGCAGAACGCTTCATAAACAATATTGTTCTGAAAAACCACC ATTTGTTTGGATGCAAAAGATTCGTCAcagccaaaaaataaaaaa ACctcaaagaaaaaaacaagaagaaatgTTACTAAAAATACCCCGTACACCAGTCACCAAATCGTCTAGTGTCACGCATTCTTGGATATCTACCCctagtaaaaatacaaaaaaagtacCCCCCCTACCTTTGAAATCTAAAACTCCACCAA TTCAGAACACTCTTATGTCTGTTATAACTCCTTTGttggaaaatacaaaaaaccTATTAGATAAAAACACGgattatataattcaaaaatCGTCCACGGGAAAAGAACACGTGAGCACGCCAGCGTCTATTGAAAGTTCATCAGCGTCACTTtcgagtgaaaaaaaaaaaactgattcACTTCCTAGTTTACAACATGTTTCTACATTGTATAAACCGCAAGACGCAATCAAGTCATGCGTTcaacctttaaaaaaaacctCGAAATCGTTACAAAAACCCGATATAGAAAGAGCGTTGACATTATACAAGTCCCGTCACCTTGAATTTCCAAAGCCTGCAAGCTTCTCACGTAAGAAAtgctttcaataa
- the LOC128883469 gene encoding uncharacterized protein LOC128883469 isoform X2 encodes MDKSSYKDGQADSLPTEVFGWNPYSHTSQNEYNHQAIEEPLPRWAQSNHEIMQLTDLYQQQLAELASTHTLLMNDQKAFATAMEPFVEKDGTFRVPPDEKWIFIKRGLDLRLLEFEEDCRRIQQTERHLQRKIDDCTLTYETSLIEARGYAETRLIEQIQEQQKLIEYQQHELDELRFQRDLYSDETSRLRQICRFGTYSRPSPAEVAVNRVERIPLPTRRTLHKQYCSEKPPFVWMQKIRHSQKIKKPQRKKQEEMLLKIPRTPVTKSSSVTHSWISTPSKNTKKVPPLPLKSKTPPKHSYVCYNSFVGKYKKPIR; translated from the exons atggaTAAATCTTCTTATAAAGATGGACAAGCAGATTCTTTACCCACAGAGGTGTTTGGATGGAATCCATACAGTCATACTTCTCAAAATGA ATATAATCATCAAGCAATTGAAGAACCTCTTCCTCGATGGGCGCAATCAAATCATGAAATTATGCAACTTACCGATTTG tATCAGCAACAATTGGCTGAATTAGCATCCACTCATACACTTCTTATG AATGATCAAAAAGCGTTTGCAACAGCCATGGAACCTTTTGTTGAAAAAGATGGAACATTTCGCGTACCTCCAGACGAAAAATGGATATTTATCAAAcga GGACTAGACTTAAGACTGTTAGAATTTGAAGAGGATTGCCGCCGTATTCAACAAACGGAAAGGCATCTTCAACGGAAAATTGATGATTGTACTTTAACTTATGAAACAAGTCTCATTGAAGCCAGAG GTTATGCTGAAACACGATTAATAGAACAAATCCAAGAACAACAGAAATTAATAGa GTATCAACAACACGAATTAGATGAATTGCGTTTTCAAAGGGATCTCTATTCTGACGAAACATCACGCTTACGACAAATCTGCCGTTTTGGAACGTATTCTCGTCCTAGCCCTGCTG AAGTGGCTGTGAATCGCGTTGAACGGATACCTTTGCCAACACGCAGAACGCTTCATAAACAATATTGTTCTGAAAAACCACC ATTTGTTTGGATGCAAAAGATTCGTCAcagccaaaaaataaaaaa ACctcaaagaaaaaaacaagaagaaatgTTACTAAAAATACCCCGTACACCAGTCACCAAATCGTCTAGTGTCACGCATTCTTGGATATCTACCCctagtaaaaatacaaaaaaagtacCCCCCCTACCTTTGAAATCTAAAACTCCACCAA AACACTCTTATGTCTGTTATAACTCCTTTGttggaaaatacaaaaaaccTATTAGATAA